A stretch of the Uranotaenia lowii strain MFRU-FL chromosome 3, ASM2978415v1, whole genome shotgun sequence genome encodes the following:
- the LOC129754387 gene encoding protein arginine methyltransferase NDUFAF7 homolog, mitochondrial-like: protein MILRKLSPFLPAAVRRYSYKPVRRVSLPPASKLNTPGADENKAANGGRSPVSLKDELQSRIRATGPIPVATYMKQVLTNPASGYYMTPDEVLGSKGDFVTSPEIGQIFGEMIAVWFLTEWSKFGRPSPYQLVELGPGKGTMMKDILRVCDGLNVTPGLSIHLVEMSEHLSKVQASTLCISSSQFSDKPFYRSGYTASGTKVFWYRQLEDVPETFSIILAHEFFDALPIHKFQQHESSWKEVLIDIDPADEGKFRFINSNAETPMLRMFLNNYQHLVRDRSSIEISFDSELIIRQIGKRFNSVGGFALIVDYGHLGEKGDTFRAFKAHKLHDPLMDPGAADLTADVDFSILKQFCERTGQIFTVGPTSQRAFLEMAGAQDRLKVLVEAAESEDQKRLLENGFRMLTDPEQMGERFKFFGLFPKELESFLKSSR from the exons ATGATTCTACGGAAATTGTCCCCGTTCCTGCCGGCTGCAGTTCGCCGTTACAGCTACAAACCGGTCCGGCGAGTCTCGCTTCCACCAGCGAGTAAACTAAACACCCCGGGGGCGGACGAGAACAAAGCTGCAAACGGTGGCCGGTCACCGGTTTCGCTGAAGGATGAACTACAATCACGAATCCGTGCCACCGGACCTATACCGGTGGCAACCTATATGAAACAG GTTTTGACCAATCCGGCATCCGGTTACTACATGACCCCCGACGAAGTGCTCGGAAGCAAAGGTGATTTTGTTACATCACCTGAGATTGGGCAAATATTCGGAGAAATGATTGCCGTCTGGTTTCTGACTGAGTGGTCCAAATTTGGACGTCCCTCGCCGTATCAGCTGGTTGAGCTGGGCCCCGGTAAAGGAACAATGATGAAAGATATCCTGAGGGTATGTGATGGCCTCAATGTGACGCCCGGATTATCGATTCATTTAGTTGAAATGAGCGAACATTTGAGTAAAGTTCAGGCCAGCACCCTGTGCATCAGTAGTTCGCAGTTCAGCGATAAACCATTTTACCGATCTGGTTACACAGCTTCCGGTACAAAAGTGTTCtggtaccgtcaactggaggATGTCCCGGAAACGTTTTCCATCATTCTGGCTCACGAATTCTTCGACGCACTTCCAATACACAAATTTCAACAACATGAATCCTCATGGAAAGAGGTGCTGATCGATATCGATCCAGCTGATGAGGGTAAATTCCGTTTCATCAACTCAAATGCGGAGACCCCAATGTTAAGGATGTTTCTGAACAATTATCAACACTTAGTTAGAGATCGAAGCAGTATTGAAATTTCGTTCGATTCGGAACTTATTATTCGCCAGATCGGGAAACGGTTCAATTCGGTTGGAGGTTTCGCTCTGATAGTAGACTACGGCCACCTGGGTGAAAAGGGTGACACGTTCCGGGCTTTCAAAGCACACAAACTGCACGATCCACTGATGGATCCGGGTGCGGCAGACCTGACAGCCGATGTCGACTTTTCCATCTTGAAACAGTTTTGTGAGAGGACGGGGCAAATTTTCACCGTTGGTCCAACAAGCCAACGGGCATTCCTGGAGATGGCCGGTGCACAAGATCGGTTGAAAGTGTTGGTTGAGGCGGCTGAGAGTGAAGATCAAAAACGGCTCCTGGAGAATGGTTTTCGTATGTTGACCGATCCCGAGCAGATGGGCGAAAGGTTTAAATTTTTCGGACTGTTTCCCAAGGAGCTGGAAAGTTTTCTGAAATCTAGTCGATGA